One segment of Alnus glutinosa chromosome 2, dhAlnGlut1.1, whole genome shotgun sequence DNA contains the following:
- the LOC133859490 gene encoding uncharacterized protein LOC133859490 isoform X2: MEKNKKKLDGRSLIDLVFSWSLRDVLNKDLYKNQVKKIPETFSSETDYKKSFVPSLIEETYADLFSNITAVLSQAPTWEIDSVEKSRNFEPPKDLFYEITLEGDEDGGSESDEEKTEPEKGDLIALTDVRPKCIADLNRPKRFYLIAYVRGPRNMLTGKIPILASKPIWIDQDVHEYENETLIVNKKQTLFAVYLMNLITNVRIWCALNPPKGGNTNIIKTVLQANSPVDENCMTCFSKGESNPAPSDLLEYMISSYNLNGSQEAAVLSCIGMRDCNHQNPVKLIWGPPGTGKTKTVGVLLHALLKLKSGTLTCAPTNNAVLEVTTRLLRLVRESLEYDPYGLGDIVLFGNGKRMKIYDRFNHPKKRKKFAYRKDLLDVFLDYRVDVLVKCFAPKSGWRNGLESMISLLDDPKSQYEIYLEKKEEEKKEEEKRKAERRKEEKRKEYKMKEEKRTVYKRKEEKRKEYKRKEENNEGDDELKKDDDDLLTFEEFLKKTFCSIHEKLKFCMVNLYTHLPTSLIPLEVVKKMRRALTLLKSLENEGLLQGLNNFEDIGSRVGCLAKLSMREECLQILRYLTLSLTSFVPKFIDPDLIKNFCLANASLLFCTASSSAKLHRITKKIPLEYLVIDEAAQLKECESAIPLQLSGVRHVILVGDEKQLPAMVISEISKTAKFGRSLFERLVMLGRQKHLLDVQYRMHPSISLFPNTEFYDKQISDALNVKGRDYEKRFLQGNMYSSYSFISVVHGKEEFGLGYSRKNMVEAAVVSEIVGNLFKQFLDTKKTVSIGVISPYKAQVSVIEERVRKYSESRSGFIVNVRSVDGFQGGEDDVIIISTVRCNGSGRVGFLSNRQRANVALTRARYCLWILGDGVTLQKSDSVWKKLVLDAKDRGCFYDANEDKSLARAITAALVEFEKLDVLLSNDSALFREARWKVYFSNNFQKSIARIHKAEIRREVLFLLAKLSSGWRQPHEKRNLIVHDGTSSQLLEMCKVDGRLNLVWTVDILKENSCHIQVMKVWDVAPLSDIKKLAKDLDMVFGNYTVDKMHRCEHRCVEGSLIVPMRWPLDSTSTRCPEGDSVWFLSKPLSSLSLRDKPETSAETSRNHSRKYRIRNESEDVGLKQKWQRRAAE, from the exons atggagaagaacaagaaaaaacttGATGGTAGAAGCTTAATAGACTTGGTGTTCTCTTGGTCTCTCCGGGATGTTCTCAATAAAGATCTTTACAAAAATCAG GTTAAAAAGATCCCAGAGACATTCTCTTCAGAGACAGATTACAAGAAGTCATTCGTTCCTTCATTAATTGAGGAAACATATGctgatttgttttccaacataACAGCAGTACTGTCTCAAGCACCTACTTGGGAAATAGACTCTGTTGAGAAATCTAGAAATTTTGAACCGCCCAAAGACTTGTTTTATGAAATTACATTGGAGGGAGATGAAGATGGTGGCTCGGAGAGCGATGAAGAAAAAACTGAACCTGAGAAAGGTGATCTTATTGCCTTGACTGATGTTAGACCAAAATGCATTGCTGATTTGAACAGGCCCAAAAGATTCTATCTTATAGCTTATGTTCGTGGGCCAAGAAACATGTTGACTGGTAAGATCCCGATACTGGCATCAAAACCCATTTGGATTGATCAAGACGTGCACGAGTACGAGAATGAAACACTTATTGTGAACAAGAAACAAACACTTTTTGCAGTTTATCTTATGAATTTGATTACAAATGTTCGTATATGGTGTGCACTGAACCCACCGAAAGGGGGAAACACAAACATCATTAAAACAGTACTGCAAGCCAATTCACCA GTTGATGAAAATTGTATGACTTGCTTTTCTAAAGGAGAAAGCAATCCTGCCCCTTCTGATCTACTGGAATACATGATTAGCTCTTATAATCTAAATGGCTCTCAAGAAGCTGCTGTTTTAAGCTGCATTGGTATGAGAGACTGCAATCATCAAAATCCTGTCAAACTGATATGGGGCCCTCCAGGAACCGGGAAAACGAAGACCGTTGGTGTCCTATTACATGCCCTCCTGAAATTGAAGAGCGGAACATTAACATGTGCTCCAACTAACAATGCGGTTTTGGAAGTTACAACACGGCTACTGAGGTTGGTTAGGGAGTCGCTAGAGTATGATCCATACGGGCTTGGAGATATAGTTTTATTCGGGAATGGTAAGCGAATGAAGATTTATGATCGTTTCAATCatcctaaaaaaagaaagaagtttgCTTATCGTAAAGATCTTCTTGATGTATTTCTCGACTATCGTGTTGATGTGCTTGTGAAGTGCTTTGCTCCTAAATCTGGCTGGAGAAATGGCTTAGAATCAATGATATCTTTGCTTGATGACCCTAAATCGCAGTACGAAATAtacttggaaaaaaaagaagaagaaaaaaaggaggaggaaaaaagaaaggcggaaagaagaaaggaggaaaaaaggaaggaatataaaatgaaagaggaaaaaagaacggtatataaaaggaaggaggaaaaaagaaaggaatataAAAGGAAGGAGGAAAACAATGAGGGGGATGATGAACTCAAAAAGGACGATGATGATCTTTTGACGTTTGAGGAGTTTTTAAAAAAGACATTTTGTTCAATTCATGAGAAACTGAAGTTTTGTATGGTTAATTTGTATACGCACTTACCAACTTCTCTAATACCGTTAGAGGTAGTGAAAAAGATGAGAAGAGCTCTTACTTTGCTTAAATCTCTTGAAAATGAAGGGTTATTACAAGGGCTCAATAATTTTGAAGACATTGGAAGCAGAGTGGGTTGCCTTGCAAAGTTGAGTATGAGAGAAGAGTGCCTTCAGATACTGAGATATCTGACATTATCTCTGACATCCTTTGTTCCAAAATTCATTGATcctgatttaataaaaaacttttgCTTGGCAAATGCAAGCCTATTGTTCTGTACAGCTTCGAGCTCTGCTAAATTACACCGTATTACAAAAAAGATACCATTGGAATATTTGGTTATCGATGAAGCTGCTCAGCTTAAAGAATGTGAATCAGCTATTCCTTTACAGCTATCTGGTGTCCGCCATGTTATTCTCGTAGGGGATGAGAAGCAGCTCCCTGCAATGGTTATAAGCGAG ATATCCAAGACGGCTAAATTTGGAAGAAGTTTGTTCGAAAGACTGGTCATGTTGGGGCGACAGAAACACCTTCTTGATGTCCAGTACAGGATGCATCCATCCATCAGCTTATTTCCAAACACAGAGTTCTATGATAAACAGATTTCAGATGCTCTAAATGTTAAAGGAAGAGACTATGAGAAGCGTTTCCTTCAGGGCAACATGTACAGCTCCTACTCTTTTATAAGCGTAGTTCATGGAAAGGAGGAATTTGGTCTCGGGTACAGTCGGAAGAATATGGTTGAGGCTGCTGTAGTCTCTGAGATAGTTGGGAATCTTTTTAAAc AATTCCTTGACACAAAGAAGACGGTTAGCATAGGAGTTATATCACCGTATAAGGCTCAAGTTTCTGTTATTGAAGAGAGGGTCAGAAAATACAGCGAGTCTAGAAGTGGCTTCATTGTGAATGTTCGCTCTGTTGATGGGTTCCAAGGAGGTGAGGATGATGTAATAATTATCTCTACTGTAAGATGTAATGGGAGTGGAAGAGTAGGTTTCCTTTCCAACCGACAAAGAGCAAATGTGGCACTGACTCGAGCAAG GTATTGCCTTTGGATTTTGGGGGATGGGGTGACTCTACAAAAGAGTGACTCTGTTTGGAAGAAACTAGTCCTTGATGCCAAGGACCGTGGGTGTTTCTATGATGCCAATGAGGACAAGAGCTTGGCTCGGGCAATTACTGCTGCATTGGTGGAGTTTGAAAAGCTTGACGTTTTACTCAGTAATGACTCTGCACTTTTCAGAGAGGCTAGATGGAAG GTTTACTTCAGCAACAACTTCCAGAAATCTATCGCTAGAATTCACAAAGCAGAGATTCGTCGTGAAGTGCTTTTTCTGTTGGCAAAGCTTTCAAGTGGTTGGCGCCAGCCTCATGAGAAGAGAAACCTCATTGTCCATGATGGCACTTCTTCTCAACTTTTAGAGATGTGCAAGGTCGATGGGCGGCTAAATCTGGTTTGGACAGTAGATATTCTAAAGGAGAATTCATGTCACATTCAGGTTATGAAGGTTTGGGATGTTGCGCCATTATCCGATATTAAAAAACTAGCAAAGGATCTTGACATGGTATTTGGGAACTACACAGTGGATAAGATGCATCGCTGTGAACACAGATGTGTAGAGGG GAGTTTAATTGTCCCGATGAGATGGCCATTGGACTCCACCTCCACTAGGTGTCCTGAAGGTGACAGTGTGTGGTTCCTCTCGAAACCGCTATCCTCATTAAGTTTAAGGGATAAGCCAGAAACATCAGCTGAAACTTCTAG AAACCATTCCAGAAAGTATAGAATTAGGAATGAATCGGAAGATGTTGGCTTGAAGCAAAAGTGGCAAAGGCGCGCGGCAGAATGA
- the LOC133859490 gene encoding uncharacterized protein LOC133859490 isoform X1 codes for MDRLCRNYREEIMEKNKKKLDGRSLIDLVFSWSLRDVLNKDLYKNQVKKIPETFSSETDYKKSFVPSLIEETYADLFSNITAVLSQAPTWEIDSVEKSRNFEPPKDLFYEITLEGDEDGGSESDEEKTEPEKGDLIALTDVRPKCIADLNRPKRFYLIAYVRGPRNMLTGKIPILASKPIWIDQDVHEYENETLIVNKKQTLFAVYLMNLITNVRIWCALNPPKGGNTNIIKTVLQANSPVDENCMTCFSKGESNPAPSDLLEYMISSYNLNGSQEAAVLSCIGMRDCNHQNPVKLIWGPPGTGKTKTVGVLLHALLKLKSGTLTCAPTNNAVLEVTTRLLRLVRESLEYDPYGLGDIVLFGNGKRMKIYDRFNHPKKRKKFAYRKDLLDVFLDYRVDVLVKCFAPKSGWRNGLESMISLLDDPKSQYEIYLEKKEEEKKEEEKRKAERRKEEKRKEYKMKEEKRTVYKRKEEKRKEYKRKEENNEGDDELKKDDDDLLTFEEFLKKTFCSIHEKLKFCMVNLYTHLPTSLIPLEVVKKMRRALTLLKSLENEGLLQGLNNFEDIGSRVGCLAKLSMREECLQILRYLTLSLTSFVPKFIDPDLIKNFCLANASLLFCTASSSAKLHRITKKIPLEYLVIDEAAQLKECESAIPLQLSGVRHVILVGDEKQLPAMVISEISKTAKFGRSLFERLVMLGRQKHLLDVQYRMHPSISLFPNTEFYDKQISDALNVKGRDYEKRFLQGNMYSSYSFISVVHGKEEFGLGYSRKNMVEAAVVSEIVGNLFKQFLDTKKTVSIGVISPYKAQVSVIEERVRKYSESRSGFIVNVRSVDGFQGGEDDVIIISTVRCNGSGRVGFLSNRQRANVALTRARYCLWILGDGVTLQKSDSVWKKLVLDAKDRGCFYDANEDKSLARAITAALVEFEKLDVLLSNDSALFREARWKVYFSNNFQKSIARIHKAEIRREVLFLLAKLSSGWRQPHEKRNLIVHDGTSSQLLEMCKVDGRLNLVWTVDILKENSCHIQVMKVWDVAPLSDIKKLAKDLDMVFGNYTVDKMHRCEHRCVEGSLIVPMRWPLDSTSTRCPEGDSVWFLSKPLSSLSLRDKPETSAETSRNHSRKYRIRNESEDVGLKQKWQRRAAE; via the exons ATGGACCGGTTATGCAGAAATTACCGAGAAGAAATAatggagaagaacaagaaaaaacttGATGGTAGAAGCTTAATAGACTTGGTGTTCTCTTGGTCTCTCCGGGATGTTCTCAATAAAGATCTTTACAAAAATCAG GTTAAAAAGATCCCAGAGACATTCTCTTCAGAGACAGATTACAAGAAGTCATTCGTTCCTTCATTAATTGAGGAAACATATGctgatttgttttccaacataACAGCAGTACTGTCTCAAGCACCTACTTGGGAAATAGACTCTGTTGAGAAATCTAGAAATTTTGAACCGCCCAAAGACTTGTTTTATGAAATTACATTGGAGGGAGATGAAGATGGTGGCTCGGAGAGCGATGAAGAAAAAACTGAACCTGAGAAAGGTGATCTTATTGCCTTGACTGATGTTAGACCAAAATGCATTGCTGATTTGAACAGGCCCAAAAGATTCTATCTTATAGCTTATGTTCGTGGGCCAAGAAACATGTTGACTGGTAAGATCCCGATACTGGCATCAAAACCCATTTGGATTGATCAAGACGTGCACGAGTACGAGAATGAAACACTTATTGTGAACAAGAAACAAACACTTTTTGCAGTTTATCTTATGAATTTGATTACAAATGTTCGTATATGGTGTGCACTGAACCCACCGAAAGGGGGAAACACAAACATCATTAAAACAGTACTGCAAGCCAATTCACCA GTTGATGAAAATTGTATGACTTGCTTTTCTAAAGGAGAAAGCAATCCTGCCCCTTCTGATCTACTGGAATACATGATTAGCTCTTATAATCTAAATGGCTCTCAAGAAGCTGCTGTTTTAAGCTGCATTGGTATGAGAGACTGCAATCATCAAAATCCTGTCAAACTGATATGGGGCCCTCCAGGAACCGGGAAAACGAAGACCGTTGGTGTCCTATTACATGCCCTCCTGAAATTGAAGAGCGGAACATTAACATGTGCTCCAACTAACAATGCGGTTTTGGAAGTTACAACACGGCTACTGAGGTTGGTTAGGGAGTCGCTAGAGTATGATCCATACGGGCTTGGAGATATAGTTTTATTCGGGAATGGTAAGCGAATGAAGATTTATGATCGTTTCAATCatcctaaaaaaagaaagaagtttgCTTATCGTAAAGATCTTCTTGATGTATTTCTCGACTATCGTGTTGATGTGCTTGTGAAGTGCTTTGCTCCTAAATCTGGCTGGAGAAATGGCTTAGAATCAATGATATCTTTGCTTGATGACCCTAAATCGCAGTACGAAATAtacttggaaaaaaaagaagaagaaaaaaaggaggaggaaaaaagaaaggcggaaagaagaaaggaggaaaaaaggaaggaatataaaatgaaagaggaaaaaagaacggtatataaaaggaaggaggaaaaaagaaaggaatataAAAGGAAGGAGGAAAACAATGAGGGGGATGATGAACTCAAAAAGGACGATGATGATCTTTTGACGTTTGAGGAGTTTTTAAAAAAGACATTTTGTTCAATTCATGAGAAACTGAAGTTTTGTATGGTTAATTTGTATACGCACTTACCAACTTCTCTAATACCGTTAGAGGTAGTGAAAAAGATGAGAAGAGCTCTTACTTTGCTTAAATCTCTTGAAAATGAAGGGTTATTACAAGGGCTCAATAATTTTGAAGACATTGGAAGCAGAGTGGGTTGCCTTGCAAAGTTGAGTATGAGAGAAGAGTGCCTTCAGATACTGAGATATCTGACATTATCTCTGACATCCTTTGTTCCAAAATTCATTGATcctgatttaataaaaaacttttgCTTGGCAAATGCAAGCCTATTGTTCTGTACAGCTTCGAGCTCTGCTAAATTACACCGTATTACAAAAAAGATACCATTGGAATATTTGGTTATCGATGAAGCTGCTCAGCTTAAAGAATGTGAATCAGCTATTCCTTTACAGCTATCTGGTGTCCGCCATGTTATTCTCGTAGGGGATGAGAAGCAGCTCCCTGCAATGGTTATAAGCGAG ATATCCAAGACGGCTAAATTTGGAAGAAGTTTGTTCGAAAGACTGGTCATGTTGGGGCGACAGAAACACCTTCTTGATGTCCAGTACAGGATGCATCCATCCATCAGCTTATTTCCAAACACAGAGTTCTATGATAAACAGATTTCAGATGCTCTAAATGTTAAAGGAAGAGACTATGAGAAGCGTTTCCTTCAGGGCAACATGTACAGCTCCTACTCTTTTATAAGCGTAGTTCATGGAAAGGAGGAATTTGGTCTCGGGTACAGTCGGAAGAATATGGTTGAGGCTGCTGTAGTCTCTGAGATAGTTGGGAATCTTTTTAAAc AATTCCTTGACACAAAGAAGACGGTTAGCATAGGAGTTATATCACCGTATAAGGCTCAAGTTTCTGTTATTGAAGAGAGGGTCAGAAAATACAGCGAGTCTAGAAGTGGCTTCATTGTGAATGTTCGCTCTGTTGATGGGTTCCAAGGAGGTGAGGATGATGTAATAATTATCTCTACTGTAAGATGTAATGGGAGTGGAAGAGTAGGTTTCCTTTCCAACCGACAAAGAGCAAATGTGGCACTGACTCGAGCAAG GTATTGCCTTTGGATTTTGGGGGATGGGGTGACTCTACAAAAGAGTGACTCTGTTTGGAAGAAACTAGTCCTTGATGCCAAGGACCGTGGGTGTTTCTATGATGCCAATGAGGACAAGAGCTTGGCTCGGGCAATTACTGCTGCATTGGTGGAGTTTGAAAAGCTTGACGTTTTACTCAGTAATGACTCTGCACTTTTCAGAGAGGCTAGATGGAAG GTTTACTTCAGCAACAACTTCCAGAAATCTATCGCTAGAATTCACAAAGCAGAGATTCGTCGTGAAGTGCTTTTTCTGTTGGCAAAGCTTTCAAGTGGTTGGCGCCAGCCTCATGAGAAGAGAAACCTCATTGTCCATGATGGCACTTCTTCTCAACTTTTAGAGATGTGCAAGGTCGATGGGCGGCTAAATCTGGTTTGGACAGTAGATATTCTAAAGGAGAATTCATGTCACATTCAGGTTATGAAGGTTTGGGATGTTGCGCCATTATCCGATATTAAAAAACTAGCAAAGGATCTTGACATGGTATTTGGGAACTACACAGTGGATAAGATGCATCGCTGTGAACACAGATGTGTAGAGGG GAGTTTAATTGTCCCGATGAGATGGCCATTGGACTCCACCTCCACTAGGTGTCCTGAAGGTGACAGTGTGTGGTTCCTCTCGAAACCGCTATCCTCATTAAGTTTAAGGGATAAGCCAGAAACATCAGCTGAAACTTCTAG AAACCATTCCAGAAAGTATAGAATTAGGAATGAATCGGAAGATGTTGGCTTGAAGCAAAAGTGGCAAAGGCGCGCGGCAGAATGA